The following coding sequences lie in one Vidua chalybeata isolate OUT-0048 chromosome 16, bVidCha1 merged haplotype, whole genome shotgun sequence genomic window:
- the LOC128796395 gene encoding uncharacterized protein LOC128796395 isoform X2: MGRLDDHAKRRIVELRRAGLSFRKIKKVLELDDIRVTPQAVYLFLKRKSVEPGSTAAGWDGDQPWPPLQGHEAEPPRLLGTQHPALLTGDTVGSRAPCCAGSQDTKEGIQIVSVASLCKDGDDSSTGTALAPGTALGGFAPLPQPLPSRGQLVTPSNQNSALMVKKKTVDRAILLQKKVKDASTQTALPNSVGPENHSLAWGRPVPPTAPSCPAIAEKLDAVQMEVQKLSQALHAVLERQCCLERQQEHQQRLQQEVLMTLQQLSSTVSHGAVPATQPCGPFSSMAEPLPTMANFSQFKMELI; the protein is encoded by the exons ATGGGCCGGCTGGATGACCATGCCAAGAGGAGGATTGTGGAGCTgcgcagggctgggctgagcttcCGCAAGATCAagaaggtgctggagctggatgaCATCCGGGTGACGCCGCAGGCTGTGTACCTCTTCCTCAAGAGGAAGAGTGTGGAGCCGGGGTCAACGGCAgctggctgggatggggacCAGCCCTGGCCCCCGCTGCAGGGGCATgaggctgagccccccaggcTGCTGGGTACCCAGCACCCTGCACTGCTCACTGGGGATACTGTGGGCAGCCGGGcaccctgctgtgctggcagccaggaCACCAAGGAAGGCATCCAGATTGTCAGTGTGGCCTCACTCTGCAAGGACG GTGATGATAGCTCCACAGGCACGGCCCTGGCTCCAGGGACTGCTCTGGGGGGCTTTGCCCCCCTGCCTCAGCCACTGCCCAGCCGAGGGCAGCTGGTCACACCCTCCAACCAGAACTCAGCCCTGATGGTGAAAAAGAAGACAGTGGACAGGGCTATCCTCCTGCAGAAAAAG GTCAAAGATGCCAGCACTCAGACTGCCTTGCCAAACTCTGTGGGTCCAGAAAATCACAGCCTTGCTTGGGGTAGACCAGTGccccccactgctcccagctgccctgccaTCGCCGAGAAGCTGGATGCTGTACAGATGGAGGTgcagaagctgagccaggcCCTGCATGCGGTGCTGGAGCGGCAGTGCTGCCTGGAACGCCAGCAGGAGCACCAGCAGcggctgcagcaggaggtgctgatgacactgcagcagctcagctccaccGTGAGCCACGGCGCTGTGCCAGCCACCCAGCCCTGTGGCCCCTTCAGCAGCATGGCTGAGCCCTTGCCCACCATGGCAAACTTCAGCCAGTTCAAGATGGAGCTGATCTGA
- the LOC128796395 gene encoding uncharacterized protein LOC128796395 isoform X1, whose protein sequence is MGRLDDHAKRRIVELRRAGLSFRKIKKVLELDDIRVTPQAVYLFLKRKSVEPGSTAAGWDGDQPWPPLQGHEAEPPRLLGTQHPALLTGDTVGSRAPCCAGSQDTKEGIQIVSVASLCKDGGQLGDTLAMGLAPGNGDDSSTGTALAPGTALGGFAPLPQPLPSRGQLVTPSNQNSALMVKKKTVDRAILLQKKVKDASTQTALPNSVGPENHSLAWGRPVPPTAPSCPAIAEKLDAVQMEVQKLSQALHAVLERQCCLERQQEHQQRLQQEVLMTLQQLSSTVSHGAVPATQPCGPFSSMAEPLPTMANFSQFKMELI, encoded by the exons ATGGGCCGGCTGGATGACCATGCCAAGAGGAGGATTGTGGAGCTgcgcagggctgggctgagcttcCGCAAGATCAagaaggtgctggagctggatgaCATCCGGGTGACGCCGCAGGCTGTGTACCTCTTCCTCAAGAGGAAGAGTGTGGAGCCGGGGTCAACGGCAgctggctgggatggggacCAGCCCTGGCCCCCGCTGCAGGGGCATgaggctgagccccccaggcTGCTGGGTACCCAGCACCCTGCACTGCTCACTGGGGATACTGTGGGCAGCCGGGcaccctgctgtgctggcagccaggaCACCAAGGAAGGCATCCAGATTGTCAGTGTGGCCTCACTCTGCAAGGACGGTGGGCAGCTTGGGGACACTTTGGCTATGGGGCTGGCCCCTGGGAATG GTGATGATAGCTCCACAGGCACGGCCCTGGCTCCAGGGACTGCTCTGGGGGGCTTTGCCCCCCTGCCTCAGCCACTGCCCAGCCGAGGGCAGCTGGTCACACCCTCCAACCAGAACTCAGCCCTGATGGTGAAAAAGAAGACAGTGGACAGGGCTATCCTCCTGCAGAAAAAG GTCAAAGATGCCAGCACTCAGACTGCCTTGCCAAACTCTGTGGGTCCAGAAAATCACAGCCTTGCTTGGGGTAGACCAGTGccccccactgctcccagctgccctgccaTCGCCGAGAAGCTGGATGCTGTACAGATGGAGGTgcagaagctgagccaggcCCTGCATGCGGTGCTGGAGCGGCAGTGCTGCCTGGAACGCCAGCAGGAGCACCAGCAGcggctgcagcaggaggtgctgatgacactgcagcagctcagctccaccGTGAGCCACGGCGCTGTGCCAGCCACCCAGCCCTGTGGCCCCTTCAGCAGCATGGCTGAGCCCTTGCCCACCATGGCAAACTTCAGCCAGTTCAAGATGGAGCTGATCTGA